A single region of the Mustela lutreola isolate mMusLut2 chromosome 2, mMusLut2.pri, whole genome shotgun sequence genome encodes:
- the LOC131824104 gene encoding dnaJ homolog subfamily A member 1-like, whose amino-acid sequence MVKETTYYDVLGVKPNATQEELKKAYRKLALKYHPDKNPNEGEKFKQISQAYEVLSDAKKRELYDKGGEQAIKEGGAGGGFGSPMDIFDMFFGGGGRMQRERRGKNVVHQLSVTLEDLYNGATRKLALQKNVICDKCEGRGGKKGVECCPNCRGTGMQIRIHQIGPGMVQQIQSVCMECQGHGERISPKDRCKSCNGRKIVREKKILEVHIDKGMKDGQKITFHGEGDQEPGLEPGDIIIVLDQKDHAVFTRRGEDLFMCMDIQLVEALCGFQKPISTLDNRTIVITSHPGQIVKHGDIKCVLNEGMPIYRRPYEKGRLIIEFKVNFPENGFLSPDKLSLLEKLLPERKEVEETDEMDQVELVDFDPNQERRRHYNGEAYEDDEHHPRGGVQCQTS is encoded by the coding sequence ATGGTGAAAGAAACCACTTATTATGATGTTTTGGGGGTCAAACCCAATGCCAcccaagaagaactgaaaaaggcCTACAGGAAACTGGCTTTGAAGTACCACCCTGATAAGAATCCAAATGAAGGAGAGAAGTTTAAACAGATTTCTCAAGCTTATGAAGTACTCTCTGatgcaaagaaaagggaattatATGACAAAGGAGGTGAACAGGCAATTAAAGAAGGTGGAGCTGGTGGTGGTTTTGGCTCCCCCATGGACATCTTTGATATGTtttttggaggaggaggaagaatgcagagagaaaggagaggtaaAAATGTTGTGCATCAGCTCTCAGTAACCTTAGAAGATTTATATAACGGTGCAACAAGAAAACTAGCTCTGCAAAAGAATGTGATTTGCGATAAATGTGAAGGCCGAGGTGGTAAGAAAGGAGTTGAGTGTTGTCCCAATTGCCGAGGTACTGGAATGCAAATAAGAATTCATCAGATAGGACCTGGAATGGTTCAGCAAATTCAgtctgtgtgcatggagtgccaggGCCATGGGGAACGGATCAGTCCTAAAGATAGATGTAAAAGCTGCAATGGAAGGAAGATAGTTCGAGAGAAGAAGATTCTAGAAGTTCATATTGACAAAGGCATGAAAGATGGCCAGAAGATAACATTCCATGGTGAGGGAGACCAAGAACCAGGACTGGAACCAGGAGATATTATCATTGTTTTAGATCAGAAGGATCATGCTGTTTTTACTCGGCGAGGAGAAGACCTTTTCATGTGTATGGACATACAGCTGGTTGAAGCACTGTGCGGTTTTCAAAAGCCAATATCTACTCTTGACAACCGAACCATTGTCATCACCTCTCATCCAGGTCAAATTGTCAAGCATGGAGATATCAAGTGTGTGCTAAATGAAGGCATGCCAATTTATCGTAGGCCATATGAAAAGGGTCGCCTCATCATCGAATTTAAGGTAAATTTTCCTGAGAATGGCTTTCTGTCTCCTGATAAACTCTCTTTGCTGGAAAAACTCCTCCCTGAGAGGAAGGAAGTTGAAGAGACTGATGAAATGGACCAGGTAGAACTGGTGGACTTTGATCCAAATCAGGAAAGACGGCGCCACTACAATGGGGAAGCATATGAGGATGATGAACATCATCCCAGGGGTGGTGTTCAGTGTCAGACCTCTTAA